The following coding sequences lie in one Arachis ipaensis cultivar K30076 chromosome B05, Araip1.1, whole genome shotgun sequence genomic window:
- the LOC107640508 gene encoding uncharacterized protein LOC107640508: MGGGSTRVGSSISSLCSGHRTRTQSRSRRSGVPEWCGCGCRPVLRWSGIDSNPNKPFFGCPNYNTSGKRWCGLFVWADTGQNEPVEKPESYGDNHEVKMNFDWRLGRLEEDVRNQKLVNQLLVLVVSVLIVLIVILYCKA; the protein is encoded by the exons ATGGGTGGTGGAAGCACTAGAGTTGGAAGCTCTATTAGTTCACTGTGCAGTGGCCATCGGACGAGAACGCAAAGCAGGAGCAGAAGATCCGGGGTGCCGGAATGGTGCGGTTGCGGCTGCCGGCCAGTTCTCAGGTGGTCTGGGATAGATTCAAACCCAAATAAACCATTTTTTGGTTGTCCCAATTATAAT ACAAGTGGAAAGAGATGGTGTGGGCTTTTTGTGTGGGCAGATACTGGGCAGAATGAACCAGTTGAGAAACCAGAATCTTATGGAGATAATCATGAAGTGAAGATGAACTTTGATTGGAGGCTTGGGAGATTAGAAGAAGATGTCCGGAATCAAAAATTGGTTAACCAATTGTTGGTATTAGTTGTGTCTGTATTGATTGTGTTAATTGTTATCCTGTATTGTAAAGCCTGA